The Coregonus clupeaformis isolate EN_2021a chromosome 26, ASM2061545v1, whole genome shotgun sequence genome window below encodes:
- the LOC121540199 gene encoding glycosaminoglycan xylosylkinase-like — MKLKQRVVLLVAVLLLLGLAKLFLLDGGEGSAASRRDLRAFRKMEADLSLSRGARLTQTLQSPWEVASQWVGPREVYPEETPELAAVLSALGTARVERADVGYKGTQLKALLVLDGGQKVVFKPKRYSRDYVVEGEPYAGYDRHNAEVAAFHLDRILGFRRAPLVVGRFVNLRTEIKPVATDQLLSTFLMQGNNSCFYGKCYYCRESEPACAEGEMMEGSVTLWLPDVWPLQKHRHPWGRTYREGKLARWEYDESYCDAVKKMPPYDAGPRLLDVIDTAIFDYLIGNADRHHYESFQDDGGASMLILLDNAKSFGNAALDERSILAPLYQCCMVRVSTWNRLNLLRAGALSSALRQALTFDPINPVLAEPHLAALDRRLSGVIATIQQCVESLGPDNTLIEDRMILPHT; from the exons ATGAAGTTGAAACAGCGCGTGGTGTTGCTGGTTGCCGTGCTACTCCTGTTAGGGCTGGCCAAACTCTTTCTgctggatggaggagaggggtccGCAGCCAGTCGACGAGACCTCAGAGCCTTCCGCAAG ATGGAGGCAGACCTATCTCTCTCACGTGGTGCCCGGCTAACACAGACCCTCCAGTCTCCGTGGGAGGTGGCAAGCCAGTGGGTGGGCCCCAGGGAGGTGTACCCTGAGGAGACCCCTGAGCTGGCAGCCGTCCTCTCCGCGTTGGGCACTGCCCGAGTGGAACGGGCAGATGTGGGCTACAAGGGCACCCAGCTCAAGGCTCTACTAGTACTGGACGGGGGGCAGAAGGTTGTCTTCAAACCCAAGAG GTATAGTAGAGACTATGTGGTAGAAGGAGAGCCGTATGCTGGTTATGACAGACACAACGCAGAGGTGGCAGCTTTTCACCtggacag GATCCTGGGTTTCAGGAGAGCACCCCTAGTGGTCGGGAGGTTTGTCAACCTGAGGACTGAGATCAAACCTGTCGCTACGGACCAGCTACTCAGTACCTTTCTAATgcagg gtaataaTAGTTGTTTCTATGGGAAGTGTTACTACTGTAGAGAGAGTGAACCGGCATGTGCTGAGGGAGAGATGATGGAGGGATCGGTAACTCTCTGGCTGCCAGACGTCTGGCCTCTCCAGAAACACAGACACCCCTGGGGACGCACCTACAGGGAGGGCAAACTGGCcag ATGGGAGTATGATGAGAGCTACTGTGATGCAGTGAAGAAGATGCCTCCGTACGACGCCGGTCCCAGACTGCTGGACGTCATAGACACGGCCATCTTTGATTACCTCATCGGCAACGCCGACCGACATCACTACGAGAGTTTCCAAGACGATGGAGGAGCCAGCATGCTCATCCTGCTGGATAACGCCAAGAG TTTTGGGAATGCAGCTCTGGATGAAAGAAGCATTCTGGCCCCTCTATATCAGTGTTGCAT gGTGCGTGTGTCTACGTGGAACAGGTTGAACCTGCTGAGGGCAGGGGCTCTGAGTTCAGCTCTGAGACAGGCCCTGACCTTTGACCCCATTAACCCCGTCCTGGCCGAGCCCCACCTGGCTGCCCTGGACAGACGGCTGTCTGGTGTCATAGCAACCATCCAGCAGTGTGTGGAGTCGCTGGGCCCCGACAACACACTGATAGAGGACCGCATGATCCTGCCACACACCTAG